The Oncorhynchus tshawytscha isolate Ot180627B linkage group LG08, Otsh_v2.0, whole genome shotgun sequence genome window below encodes:
- the LOC112256643 gene encoding adenylosuccinate synthetase isozyme 1 C, protein MSLSWSAKDHKSSTNSPSNPTQGLKRPRNDTGNKVTVVLGAQWGDEGKGKVVDLLATQSDLVCRCQGGNNAGHTVVVEGTEYDFHLLPSGIINPKSICVIGNGVVIHLPGLFEEAEKNEKKGLKGWEKRLIVSDRAHLVFDFHQVVDGIQETQRQATEGKIIGTTKKGIGPTYTSKASRIGLRVCDLLGDFKEFSTKFKNLVAQYQSMYSSLTVDTDTQLKKLKEYGERLRPMVRDGVYYMYEALHGPPKKILVEGANAALLDIDFGTYPFVTSSNCTVGGACTGLGIPPLNIGEVYGVSKAYTTRVGIGAFPTEQLNATGELLQTRGHEVGVTTGRKRRCGWLDLVILRYAHMINGFTAIALTKLDILDVLDEIKVGVAYKINGKRIPHFPANMELLHKVEVEYETFPGWKSDTSAARKWNDLPQKAQNYIRFVENHIGVPIKWVGVGKSRECMIQMF, encoded by the exons ATGTCGTTGAGCTGGTCAGCAAAAGACCACAAGAGTTCTACAAATTCCCCCTCCAACCCAACCCAAGGGCTGAAGCGGCCACGGAATGACACAGGGAACAAAGTGACTGTGGTGCTCGGTGCGCAATGGGGAGATGAAGGCAAAGGAAAAGTCGTCGATTTACTGGCGACTCAGTCTGACCTTGTTTGCAGATGTCAG GGTGGTAACAATGCAGGCCACACAGTGGTAGTAGAAGGCACAGAGTATGACTTCCACCTTCTCCCCAGTGGCATTATCAACCCCAAAAGCATATGTGTCATTG GTAATGGCGTAGTCATACACCTACCAGGCTTGTTTGAGGAGGCGGAGAAGAATGAGAAGAAAG GTCTCAAAGGTTGGGAGAAGAGACTAATTGTCTCTGACAGAGCTCACCTCG TGTTTGATTTCCACCAGGTTGTGGATGGAATTCAGGAGACCCAGCGACAAGCGACAGAGGGAAAGAT TATTGGAACGACCAAGAAAGGCATTGGACCCACCTATACCAGCAAAGCATCTCGCATTGGACTGCGTGTCTGTGACCTTCTGGGAGACTTTAAAGAGTTCTCTACCAA ATTCAAGAACCTTGTTGCACAGTACCAGTCCATGTACTCATCCCTGACAGTTGATACTGATACTCAGCTGAAAAAACTGAAG GAGTATGGAGAGAGGTTACGGCCGATGGTGCGGGATGGAGTCTACTACATGTATGAGGCTCTTCATGGACCCCCAAAGAAAATTCTGGTGGAAGGGGCCAATGCTGCCCTCCTCGACATTGACTTTG GCACATATCCTTTTGTGACCTCatcaaactgcactgttggtgggGCTTGCACTGGTCTTGGCATCCCTCCCCTGAATATTGGTGAAGTGTATGGTGTATCAAAGGCCTACACCACCAGGGTAGGAATTGGTGCCTTCCCCACAGAACAGCTCAAT GCAACAGGTGAGCTGCTGCAGACGAGAGGTCATGAGGTGGGCGTGACAACGGGCAGGAAACGTCGCTGTGGCTGGCTGGACCTGGTCATCCTGAGATACGCCCACATGATCAATGGCTTCACTGC CATTGCTTTGACAAAACTTGACATCCTTGATGTGCTGGATGAGATCAAAGTAGGAGTGGCCTACAAAATCAATGGCAAAAGAATTCCCCATTTCCCAG CTAACATGGAGCTGTTGCACAAAGTGGAGGTAGAGTATGAGACCTTCCCAGGCTGGAAGAGTGATACATCTGCAGCTAGGAAGTGGAATGATCTCCCCCAGAAGGCTCAGAACTACATCCGCTTTGTGGAGAACCACATTGGAGTACCCA TTAAGTGGGTCGGCGTCGGAAAGTCCAGAGAGTGCATGATCCAGATGTTCTAG